A genomic stretch from Corynebacterium terpenotabidum Y-11 includes:
- a CDS encoding L,D-transpeptidase, giving the protein MQYPQGRSLRSIFAFTGAVALLTTSACTIDDDDATDNAASSTGTEITSELAANVKDNATGVKVDKPITVTDEDGIDSVSLTDSVGTEIEGEFNEDKTEWTSSDVLDYSSSYTLAATSGTEKLNQTFTSFSPDILTDGSLAPLDGATVGVGQTIALRFDEIPTDREAIEDAITITTEPEVEGAFYWITSQEVRWRPENYWAPGTKVTVTADLYGKDLGDGMYGQQNREAEFTIGDDVRLVSDDNTKQVVVTKNGEVIRTMPTSMGMPGYETPVGVYTIGDQYESLMMDSTTYGLSLDAGGYQTQVAYATQMSYSGIYLHAAPWSVWAQGSSDTSHGCLNLSVADAQWVYNNINRGDIVTVKNTGGETLNGSDGLGDWNIPWSTWSAGNAEG; this is encoded by the coding sequence ATGCAGTACCCTCAAGGCCGTTCGCTGCGGTCCATCTTCGCGTTCACCGGTGCAGTGGCACTTCTGACCACCTCTGCCTGCACCATCGACGATGACGACGCCACGGACAATGCCGCGTCCTCGACCGGTACCGAGATCACCAGTGAGCTCGCCGCCAACGTCAAGGACAACGCCACCGGTGTGAAGGTCGACAAGCCGATCACCGTCACCGACGAGGACGGGATCGACTCGGTGTCCCTCACCGACAGTGTCGGTACCGAGATCGAGGGAGAGTTCAACGAGGACAAGACCGAGTGGACCTCCTCCGACGTGCTCGACTACTCCAGCAGTTACACGCTCGCGGCGACGTCGGGGACGGAGAAGCTGAACCAGACATTCACCAGCTTCAGCCCGGACATCCTCACCGACGGTTCCCTTGCACCGCTGGACGGTGCCACCGTCGGTGTCGGTCAGACCATCGCCCTGCGGTTCGACGAGATCCCCACCGACCGTGAGGCCATCGAAGACGCCATCACGATCACCACCGAGCCGGAGGTCGAGGGAGCGTTCTACTGGATCACCTCCCAAGAGGTGCGCTGGCGTCCGGAGAACTACTGGGCCCCGGGTACCAAGGTCACTGTCACGGCGGATCTCTACGGCAAGGATCTCGGCGACGGGATGTACGGCCAGCAGAACCGCGAGGCGGAATTCACCATCGGTGATGACGTGCGGCTCGTCTCCGACGACAACACCAAGCAGGTCGTCGTGACGAAGAACGGCGAGGTCATCCGCACCATGCCGACCTCGATGGGCATGCCGGGCTACGAGACCCCGGTCGGCGTCTACACCATCGGTGACCAGTACGAGTCGCTGATGATGGACTCGACCACCTACGGTCTCTCCCTCGATGCTGGCGGATACCAGACCCAGGTCGCCTACGCCACGCAGATGTCGTACTCCGGTATCTACCTGCACGCTGCCCCGTGGTCGGTCTGGGCGCAGGGGAGTAGCGACACCTCCCACGGCTGCCTGAACCTGTCGGTGGCGGACGCCCAGTGGGTGTACAACAACATCAACCGCGGTGACATCGTCACCGTGAAGAACACCGGCGGGGAGACCCTCAACGGTTCCGACGGTCTCGGCGACTGGAACATCCCGTGGTCGACCTGGTCGGCCGGTAACGCCGAGGGCTAG
- a CDS encoding HdeD family acid-resistance protein has product MSSPTNDLLQTLQQRGFRFLLWRGILAVLIGLLLLISPFGSATVFGIIVGVWMVLDGGVAAALSLQLRKQNAPWGWTMTEGIIQILAGIAIILFPVSFAVVSAFFILGFLAIGMVLSGVAQLSAPVQERSGWTIAVGLLDIVLGVVLGVFAITNPVSNVVSLAWMAGVAAMMFGIALIIVSVKVRNLGK; this is encoded by the coding sequence ATGAGTTCACCCACCAATGACCTGCTGCAGACACTGCAGCAGCGCGGTTTCCGGTTCCTCCTCTGGCGAGGCATCCTCGCCGTCCTCATCGGCCTCCTGCTGCTGATCTCCCCCTTCGGCTCGGCGACCGTCTTCGGCATCATCGTCGGCGTCTGGATGGTCCTCGACGGTGGCGTCGCCGCCGCCCTCTCCCTCCAGCTCAGGAAGCAGAACGCCCCGTGGGGCTGGACGATGACTGAGGGCATCATCCAGATCCTCGCCGGTATCGCGATCATCCTCTTCCCGGTCTCCTTCGCCGTGGTCAGCGCCTTCTTCATCCTCGGGTTCCTGGCCATCGGTATGGTCCTGTCCGGCGTGGCCCAGCTCAGCGCACCGGTCCAGGAACGCTCCGGGTGGACCATCGCGGTGGGACTCCTCGATATCGTCCTCGGCGTGGTCCTCGGCGTCTTCGCGATCACCAACCCGGTGAGCAATGTCGTCAGTCTCGCCTGGATGGCCGGCGTCGCCGCGATGATGTTCGGCATCGCGCTCATCATCGTCTCGGTGAAGGTCCGCAACCTCGGCAAGTGA
- a CDS encoding AbrB family transcriptional regulator: MTAELTGVVAVAVLVGWGCTEVGVPASWIFGFLIVVGGYSLLRDRTISPPSRLMQPAQVLIAMLCTTPLMELDGETVRSYLLPTTCSVLVMLVVSAVAGLVLARSGHTDPVSAMLSTLAGGASAMTLMARELHLDLRFVVLTQYLRLALVVLTLPLFVHLLGGSDAVSHGGADTWWEPAVRPVAGAAAVWALTWLFVRLTRRLFSVPAPYLLVPIAVTWGLSAAGVPQDWLAPHGLILTAAYGIIGVQAGGTLTISALRRMSHALPMILTAVTVMVLGTLGAALIIAGVTDISRLDAYLATVPGGIYAVLAFAHESGSAPVVTVGQVLRTLVMIVVGAYLPTLVRMLTGRRQMRDADDC; the protein is encoded by the coding sequence ATGACAGCGGAACTGACCGGGGTTGTCGCTGTGGCCGTCCTCGTCGGCTGGGGATGCACCGAGGTCGGTGTCCCGGCGTCCTGGATCTTCGGCTTCCTTATCGTCGTCGGTGGCTACTCTCTGTTGCGCGACCGGACGATTTCTCCACCGTCACGGCTGATGCAGCCGGCCCAGGTGCTCATCGCCATGCTGTGCACCACCCCGTTGATGGAACTCGACGGGGAGACGGTGCGCAGTTATCTGCTGCCGACCACATGCTCAGTGCTGGTCATGCTGGTCGTCAGCGCGGTGGCAGGCCTGGTACTCGCCCGCTCCGGGCACACCGACCCGGTATCCGCGATGCTTTCCACGCTCGCCGGCGGGGCCAGTGCGATGACGCTCATGGCCCGTGAACTGCACCTCGACCTCCGTTTCGTGGTGCTCACCCAGTACCTCCGGCTGGCGCTGGTGGTGCTGACGCTCCCGTTGTTCGTCCATCTGCTCGGCGGGTCGGACGCCGTCTCCCACGGTGGTGCGGACACCTGGTGGGAGCCGGCGGTGCGTCCCGTCGCCGGGGCCGCCGCAGTCTGGGCGCTGACCTGGCTGTTCGTCCGGCTCACCCGGCGCTTGTTCAGCGTCCCGGCCCCGTACCTGCTGGTGCCGATCGCGGTGACCTGGGGGCTGTCGGCGGCCGGCGTCCCGCAGGACTGGCTCGCACCCCACGGACTGATCCTCACCGCCGCGTACGGGATCATCGGCGTGCAGGCCGGCGGTACGCTGACCATCAGTGCGCTGCGGCGGATGTCCCACGCGCTGCCGATGATCCTCACCGCGGTGACGGTCATGGTGCTGGGCACGCTCGGTGCGGCGCTGATCATCGCCGGGGTCACCGACATCAGCCGGTTGGACGCCTACCTCGCCACCGTGCCGGGCGGGATCTACGCTGTCCTCGCCTTCGCCCATGAATCCGGCAGTGCGCCGGTGGTGACCGTGGGACAGGTGCTGCGCACCCTGGTCATGATCGTGGTGGGGGCGTATCTGCCGACTCTTGTCCGGATGCTGACAGGGCGGCGACAGATGCGGGACGCCGACGACTGCTAG
- a CDS encoding DUF3618 domain-containing protein → MARSTDAIQRDIERTRDQLSSTLEELSARVAPAALADEAKGKVQSVLGDPKVQLIIGGVAAGVVLLIAVGVNSKRKEKKQIKEIQRLLANAR, encoded by the coding sequence GTGGCACGTAGCACCGACGCCATCCAGCGCGACATTGAGCGCACCCGTGACCAGCTCTCCAGCACTCTGGAAGAGCTCAGCGCCCGGGTCGCCCCCGCCGCCCTCGCCGACGAGGCCAAGGGCAAGGTGCAGTCCGTGCTCGGTGACCCGAAGGTCCAGCTGATCATCGGTGGCGTCGCTGCCGGCGTGGTGCTGCTCATCGCCGTGGGCGTGAACAGCAAGCGCAAGGAGAAGAAGCAGATCAAGGAGATCCAGCGCCTGCTCGCCAACGCGCGCTAG
- a CDS encoding DMT family transporter, with the protein MAWVVLVVSGLFEAVWATALGRIDGWSRITPIVVFIAGLTASMAGLAWAMRTLPTGTSYAVWVAIGAVATVGVAAVLGDENLSVAKVVFLVIIIGGVIGLKTVS; encoded by the coding sequence ATGGCGTGGGTCGTACTGGTGGTTTCAGGTCTTTTCGAAGCGGTCTGGGCCACCGCCCTGGGCCGGATCGACGGGTGGTCGCGTATCACACCGATCGTCGTATTCATCGCCGGTCTGACCGCCTCCATGGCTGGTCTCGCCTGGGCGATGAGGACGCTGCCGACCGGCACGTCCTACGCGGTGTGGGTCGCCATCGGTGCGGTGGCGACTGTCGGGGTCGCCGCTGTCCTCGGTGACGAGAATCTGTCGGTCGCCAAGGTGGTGTTCCTCGTCATCATCATCGGCGGGGTGATCGGACTCAAGACAGTCAGCTGA
- a CDS encoding phage holin family protein: MIATLWNLFVRAAGTAVALWVVVNLVGGVDVITPASPLVGDGSKDRILVYLLSALVIVLLNMTVRPVLHLIGLPVSILTLGLFALVINGAVFALAAVVTESIGMGLTVSTFEAAFWGAIIMAVVNWLTGPLVGMLQTR; this comes from the coding sequence GTGATCGCAACATTGTGGAATCTCTTCGTCCGGGCAGCGGGAACGGCGGTGGCGCTCTGGGTCGTCGTCAACCTCGTCGGTGGGGTGGACGTCATCACCCCGGCGTCCCCGCTGGTCGGCGACGGCTCCAAGGACCGGATCCTGGTCTATCTGCTCTCCGCGCTGGTGATCGTGCTGCTGAATATGACGGTCCGGCCGGTGCTGCACCTCATCGGGCTGCCGGTGAGCATCCTCACACTGGGTCTGTTCGCCCTGGTGATCAACGGGGCGGTCTTCGCACTGGCGGCGGTGGTGACCGAGAGCATCGGCATGGGGTTGACGGTGTCGACATTCGAGGCGGCGTTCTGGGGAGCGATCATCATGGCCGTGGTGAACTGGCTGACCGGTCCACTGGTCGGGATGTTGCAGACCCGGTAG
- the bcp gene encoding thioredoxin-dependent thiol peroxidase, with protein MTDTRLAVGDTAPDFSLSDDHGATVTLSDYRGRKVVVYFYPKADTPGCTTEACDFRDSLTQLNDAGVDVLGISPDKVEKLATFRENHALTFPLLSDPSKETLVAYGAFGEKKNYGKVVQGVIRSTFLVDEEGKIALAKYNVKATGHVARIIKDVL; from the coding sequence ATGACTGACACCAGACTCGCCGTCGGCGACACCGCCCCAGATTTCTCCCTCTCCGACGACCACGGCGCCACCGTCACCCTCTCCGACTACCGGGGGCGCAAAGTCGTCGTCTACTTCTACCCGAAGGCCGACACGCCCGGCTGCACCACCGAGGCCTGCGATTTCCGTGATTCGCTGACGCAGCTCAACGACGCCGGCGTCGACGTCCTCGGCATCTCCCCTGACAAGGTCGAGAAGCTCGCGACCTTCCGGGAGAACCACGCACTCACCTTCCCGCTGCTCTCGGACCCGTCGAAGGAGACGCTGGTCGCCTACGGTGCTTTCGGGGAGAAGAAGAACTACGGCAAGGTCGTCCAGGGTGTGATCCGCTCGACGTTCCTTGTCGACGAGGAGGGGAAGATCGCCCTGGCGAAGTACAACGTCAAGGCCACCGGGCATGTCGCCCGGATCATCAAGGACGTGTTGTAG
- a CDS encoding LLM class flavin-dependent oxidoreductase — MSTPERHVPLSLLDFATVYKGETPRDAFLRSVELAQQADQLGYTRIWYSEHHNMPSIASSSPAVLIAHVAAKTEKIRLGAGGVMLPNHAPLVVAEEFGTLAELYPDRIDLGLGRAPGTDARTVAALRRSPQNAEHFPQDVLELQGYLTGRSRIQGVQAVPGADTNVPLYMLGSSMFGAALAARLGLPYSFASHFAPDSLVPAVKAYREQFEPSEVCQEPYVIAAVNVTAAATEADAARQNEIVRRRRVEAMALRGREVGEEDLDLLMSSPAAEMVLSMLRYHAVGTGPEVVEYLEGFAHHADADELMISLQSPTTAESLAAMSILAEAWGLD, encoded by the coding sequence ATGAGCACGCCTGAACGCCACGTTCCCCTGTCCCTGCTCGACTTCGCCACCGTCTACAAGGGCGAGACGCCGCGGGATGCCTTTCTACGGTCCGTGGAACTCGCGCAACAGGCTGACCAGCTCGGATACACCCGTATCTGGTATTCCGAACACCACAACATGCCTTCCATCGCGTCCTCCTCCCCGGCGGTGCTCATCGCCCACGTGGCCGCGAAGACGGAGAAGATCCGGCTGGGGGCCGGTGGCGTGATGCTGCCCAACCATGCCCCGCTGGTTGTCGCCGAGGAATTCGGGACGCTGGCAGAGCTGTACCCGGACCGGATCGACCTGGGCCTGGGCCGTGCCCCGGGGACGGACGCCCGCACCGTCGCCGCCCTGCGCCGCTCCCCGCAGAATGCGGAGCACTTCCCGCAGGACGTCCTGGAACTCCAGGGGTATCTGACCGGGCGCTCCCGCATCCAGGGTGTACAAGCGGTCCCGGGGGCGGACACGAACGTCCCCCTGTACATGCTCGGCTCCTCGATGTTCGGCGCCGCCCTCGCCGCACGACTGGGCCTGCCGTACTCCTTCGCCTCGCACTTCGCGCCGGATTCCCTCGTCCCCGCGGTGAAGGCCTACCGGGAGCAGTTCGAACCCTCCGAGGTCTGCCAGGAGCCATATGTCATCGCCGCGGTGAATGTCACCGCCGCAGCGACCGAGGCGGACGCCGCCCGGCAGAACGAGATCGTCCGCCGTCGCCGGGTCGAGGCCATGGCGCTACGAGGACGCGAAGTCGGCGAGGAGGACCTCGACCTGCTGATGTCCTCCCCGGCGGCGGAAATGGTCCTGTCCATGCTGCGCTACCACGCGGTCGGGACCGGCCCGGAGGTCGTCGAGTACCTGGAAGGCTTCGCCCATCACGCCGACGCCGACGAGCTGATGATCTCCCTCCAGTCCCCGACGACGGCCGAATCGTTGGCGGCGATGTCGATCCTCGCGGAGGCGTGGGGACTCGACTGA
- a CDS encoding flavin reductase family protein, with amino-acid sequence MTSQREDFRTVFRHHPTGVVLLTATVDERPVGLIASSLASLSIDPLAVSFSLSKRTGRPGALLRAESILVHFLSEGQRETARQFADLDGDHFTDDQGWTTAPTGEPLLIGAPAVLRVHPVGSVEVGSATLVAAEVDEVTASPEMLDGTLPRLFHVNRTFHLQPSTTPDA; translated from the coding sequence ATGACTTCGCAGCGTGAGGACTTCCGCACCGTTTTCCGGCACCATCCCACCGGGGTTGTCCTCCTCACTGCCACCGTCGACGAGCGACCCGTGGGGCTCATCGCCTCCAGCCTGGCGTCCCTGTCGATCGACCCACTGGCGGTCTCCTTCTCCCTGTCCAAGCGCACCGGACGTCCCGGTGCGCTCCTGCGGGCGGAGAGCATTCTCGTCCACTTCCTCAGCGAGGGGCAGAGGGAGACCGCCCGACAGTTCGCCGACCTCGACGGTGACCATTTCACCGACGACCAGGGGTGGACCACCGCCCCCACCGGTGAACCGCTGCTGATCGGCGCACCTGCTGTTCTCCGCGTCCATCCCGTCGGCTCCGTCGAGGTCGGGTCGGCCACCCTCGTCGCCGCGGAGGTTGACGAGGTCACCGCGTCCCCCGAGATGCTCGACGGAACCCTCCCCCGCCTGTTCCACGTCAACCGCACGTTCCACCTGCAACCGTCAACGACCCCCGACGCCTGA